GGCGTGTCGCGACATACCCACTACGTCGGCTTTAAGGGCAGATGCAAACCAATAGGTTTCCTTCCCAGTTTTGGTAGAAAAAATTATTTTTTCGCAATCATAGCCCAAAATTTTTCCGCCATTTTTATCTCGTTCGGTTTTCAATATTGGGCTTCCATTTTTGGCGCCATCCATCCAAAGGAGTGTATCGGATTCAGTTGTTTGGAAGTACAGTTTATTTTCCTTCGGTTCATATAGTTGCATGACCATCATTTCCCCATTCATGAGGGTAAGATATCGGTTTGCTTTGATGTGGAAGGTCTGAACGCTTCCCATCATTTTTGTCAGCAGTTGGTCACTCATACCCGGAATTCGGCTCTGGTACTGGACATGGTAGGTAATAACGCCTTCAAAAAACTGGGCTTTCACCTTTATTGGTAAAACAATAATGGATATAGCAAAAACTAACCTCAAGGATTTTAGCATTTTATGGTATTTTTGAGCTGTCGTAATATTCATGGCCATAGCATTTTTTGGAAAAGAGGGGTTGCTTGAAGTACATTCAGGTCTAACCCAATTTTTTGATGTTATGAAAAACGGAAACGTTGCCCTTGCCGAAAAATCGGCTATTAGTGAACTCCTATTTGGTGACTTCTGGCGCTATGCACCTGCACCTGAATCTACTGTAGTCACAAAAATCAAGCCACAGTACGGCCATTTTATCAACGGAAACTGGGAAGATGGGATAGGGTATTTCCCCACCATCAATCCGGCAACCGAAGAAATATTGTCTCATTTCCCTGAAGCCGACGAAAGCACCGTTTCCAAAGCAGTTGATGCGGCCCGCAATGCTTATGAGCGATACTGGAAACCCATGCCTAGCATCGAACGTGCAAAGTATCTTTATAAGATTGGGAGGGCGATACAAGAGCGAGCACGTGAATTTGCTGTGCTCGAAACGATGGACAATGGGAAACCAATTAAGGAGACCCGGGATGTGGATATTCCTCTATCCGCTGCACACTTTTTATATTATGCTGGATGGGCGGATAAACTGGATTATGCCTTTCCCGGTGTAAAACCTCAACCACTGGGCGTTGCAGGGCAAATTATTCCTTGGAATTTCCCTTTGCTCATGGCAGCATGGAAACTTGCCCCCGCACTCGCGACAGGTAATACAGTGGTGCTAAAACCCGCAGAAACCACACCTCTGACCGCTGCCCTTCTTGCAGAGGTGATTCAAGAAGCAGATCTACCACCGGGTGTGGTCAATATGGTCTTTGGCGCAGGAAAAACAGGGGCGGCATTGGTTCGGCATCCAGGCATAGACAAAGTTGCTTTTACTGGCTCTACGGATGTGGGGAAGCTGATTCAGAAAAGTGTTGCAGGAACCCACAAACGCTTGACTCTTGAATTAGGTGGAAAAGGGGCCAACATGATTTTCGAAGATGCTCCTATAGACCAAGCCGTGGACGGCATTATTCAGGGCATCTATTTTAATCAAGGACATGTTTGCTGTGCAGGATCCAGACTATTGGTTCAGGAGAGTATTGCGGAAGAAGTGATCCAAAAACTCAAAATCCGGATTGCTTCTTTACGGCTGGGAGATCCTTTAGACAAAAACACCGACGTTGGGGCGATCAATTCACAACCGCAACTGGCCAAAATCAAGGAATTGGTTGCGTCCGGCATTGAAGAAGGCGCACAGCTATGGGCCGCACCCTGTGAATTACCTTCCAAAGGCTTTTTCTACAAGCCTTCCATTTTTACAGAAGTTGCCCAAAGTCACCGCATAGCACAAGAAGAAATCTTTGGGCCTGTTTTGTCGGTCATTACCTTCCGAACACCAGCGGAAGCCATTGAAAAAGCAAATAATTCTCCCTATGGCCTTGCAGGAGGGATATGGAGCGACAAGGGCAGTAAGTTATTTAAATTGGCTGGCGCGCTCCGCACTGGAATCGTTTGGGGAAACACTTATAATCACTTCGATCCGGCAAGCCCGTTTGGAGGTTACAAGGAGTCTGGTTATGGCCGTGAAGGAGGCTTACATGGCCTGTTACCTTACATCCGGATGTAAAGTTGATTGCAAAAAGTAGTTGCCTCAATATGCACTTATGTAGCCCCGAAGGGAACAAGTCATTGTTTATATTACCCTGATGTGAGTTTGGGTGTCCCTAGCCGTTTGAATGTACATATTGATGGTCTGTTGTATGCCCTAATGTACAACGTGGGAAGTAAATTAAGAACCTCAAACAACCTAAATGCGAGGGCAAATACCCTTCGGTTACTTTCAGCCGAAAATCATCTGGCCTATGTGCGTCCCATACCCTCATCAGGCGCAAGATCAAGAAGGATCGGAAGCCCGATCCTTTCTACAAGCTGATTATACCCGAACGTAGAGTGCATTAAACGTACTTTGCCACGTTTTGCCCCCGTCAAACGAGTCTTCAAAATGTTGACGCACATCGCCATTCACTTCTTTGGTAAAGGAGAGACGCGTAATTTTCGTTTTTTTGTCTGTTGGATTTGTGATATTTGCCTCGAAAATCATGGCATTCTCATCTGAACGGACTTCTACAAATTCCATTGGCCCGCCTTGCCCTCCAACCCATGTTTGCTTCCATTTTGAAAGCACGGGGTCATAAAAGTTGATGCTTTTCCCAGCGCCACCGCTCGTTGCTGTCCAGTTTTCTAAAAGCGCGCAACCATTCGAGATAATTTCAATCGTATTTTTACCCACCAATTGACCACTTATTTTTACGTCCCACTTCCCCACCCAAAAGTCAAATTTTCGGTATTCCGGCTGATACATGCAGGGCGTTTGCTGCTTCTTTGCGGAGCGTACCAAGTTTTGAAATACTTGATTCTGTTTCATGGCTACAAATTCTGGCGCCTGCTCAATGTTTTCAGCCTGCGAAAATCCAGCAGAAATGGCCGCTTCTAAGTAATTAAGTGCCTTTGTTTGGTCAGACAATGCTGCATAAATCCGTGACAACTGAAATTTTAATAACGGGGCATTGGCATTGAGCGATAATCCTTTTTCATATGCCCTTATTGCCTCTGGGAACTGCTGGAGCATTTGTTGCGCATACCCCAGCCGGTACCAATTCAGAAAGTTTTCTGGCTTTTCTTGGCTTAGTCCTCGATACGCCTCAGCGGCTTCTGCCCATTTCTGGGCCTGAAAAAGTTGGTTTGCATTGGGCGTGTTTGTTTGGGCGTGTAGTATTGGAGCAAAACACATGGCAAACACCAAGTACAGAAGAGCAACGTGATTCATTTTGAAGTACATGGATTTTGATTAAAGGATGGGCGGACAAAAGAAAATATCCCAACGCTTCGCCAATTCAAAACAGCTTTCGGGTGAATGGTTTGAATTGACAGGTGAACAGACCCAATAAGAGTGCCACATTTTCATCTAATCACCGATCTTGTAAAATATCAATCCCAATGCAACAAAAAGTGGAACAAATCGAAGGCTTGAACATACAGGTTTTACACACTATCCTTTTCACCAAATCTATCAAAAGCATGTTTGGAAAATTAGCAGCAGACGCATTAGGACTGAGCGATATAGGCTCGGTCATTTCTCCGGCAGATTTCAACAAAGTGGACTCCGACGACTATGTGATGCACGAAGAAGGAGAACGCATTTTCTTCTTAATCAAGTCTAAAACGGACGAATATTGTTTTACCAATACCGCATTTATCCATGTAGATGGCGCTTCAGCGGTTAGCAAAAAGCGTGATCTTTATCGCAAAGAATATGCTCACCATCAAATTCATCATGTGTCTATGGAAACGGCAGGAACCATTGATATGGACGTAGAAATCAAGTTCAGCATGGGCGATAAACATTACTCCATTGATGTTCACAAAAAGCATCTAGAGGAAGTAAAAGACCTTTATAAGACCCTTGTGCGGATCGGAACGATACAAAAGGAAAACAATGTTATGCTGACATATGCCCAATCGAGCCTAAACCATGCGACAAGTGCTGTAGGCCGTGCAACCGCACCGAACAGTATTGAGGCCGAGTTCAAAGCCATTAATCAATATGCATTCGATTGGCTCCGTCAGGCACATAAAACCTATAATGTCAAAGATTTTTCCAACGTCTTTGAGATGTTTATTAAGAACTAATAGCCCTATCTCATGTCACGAAAATCATCTAACAAAAATCATAGGGAAAGCTGCTTTTAGAAGTGTAAAGTATGCAAATCACCCCCACAAGTAGGAAACTTTTGGGGCTGGCATAAAAAATTCGGGCATGTTTAAAGACTTGCCCTTTTTTTTATTTTTCCTTTACATATAGAAAATGTAAAAATGGGGAAGCGACGATGATCGCTCCCCCATTCAATAAACCGTTTTAGGTCAGGAAAAGGACTTATTTATCCCACCAAACACGGGTTTTGAACTCATTTGCACCTTGTGCAGCGATTGCTGCATTATAGCCCGATGGATTAGAGGCCGCTTCACCAGCAGGATACATCAAACGGCGCGGAATGGTTCCACCCGTCAGGTTCCCAACTGCATTGTTAGCGGTCAGAGCTGGGAAGCCCGTTCTACGCCAGTTCGCAAAACCCTCGTAGCCGTTCAGATACGTCGCAATATACTGCTGGGTAGCAATCAGTTCTGTAGCTTTGGCAGCATCGTATTTTACCGACGCCTGTGCCAGATATGCCGTTACATCTGCATCCGAAACGGAGCCTAATCCGCTATTCACCATAGACCACATTTGCATAGAAGCTTTTACCCCAGCATTGTAATAATCAGCAGCAGACCCAGTTGCCCAACCGCGCTGCACCGCTTCTGCAAGGAGTAGATTCACTTCCGCTGCGGTCATCAACGGTTGTTTATTACTCTTTGCTTTCAACTTGGCATTTGCCATTGCAAACACATCTTTCCAATTAGAAGGTAATGCACCCGGATCTGTACCGGGTGTAATCCCGGTCATTTTGCTGACGTCAGCAGAGCCGTCTGGATTTTGGAAATAGATGACCATCCGCGGATCGTTACGGCTCTTCATCAGATCAATGAACGTTTTGGAAATCCGTGCATCGCTATGATAAATATCCAGTGCATGTGCTACCCCATTGTTGTTTATCCCACTGGGACCATCTGTATGTAAGACAAACGGCATATCGGCATTTGAGGTAAATACTCCACCTGCAATCGCAGCTTTCACCGTTGCTTCGGCTTTTGTAGGATCCACTTTGGTTAAGCGCATCCCCATGCGAAGCATTAAGGAATAGGCAAATTTTTTCCACTTTGCCACATCACCACCATACACAATATCGGCCGCGCCTGGGGTTTTCTTGCCAGCATCCAATTTAGAAGCGGCATCGCCCAGATCAGCGATCATGCTGTTATAGATATCTTGCTGCGCATCGAATTTGGGATTATAAATCCCTTTCAAAACCCCCTGACCGGCTTCGCTATAGGGAATCATTCCGTAAGTATCGGTAACGCGCTGATACGTAAATACGCGCCAGATCCGCATCATGTTGTTGAAGTTGGATAAACTGGCATCTTGAGACGTGGTGTTCAGCAAATCAGACATATTCCGTGCCAATTCGCTGTAGCTCCGGTTAAAAAGCGACCCCGAATAGTCATCGTTGAGGGTGTACTTATCCCCGTGCGCACCGAAACTCAACACAGCCATGCGTTGAATAAAGGTTTCGGTATAAATCATGTTGGCACGGATATGCGTGTACTCATCACCAGCCGTGAGCAATTGAAGGTAGGTAAATTGAAACGCCGGATCAATGCTGTTGGCGGCGTTAGGGTCTGTGTTGACGTCCACAAAGCCGTCGTCGCACGAAGACAAAACGACTGCCAAGAACATCAGCATCACAACCTGTTTAATTTTGAGGAATGTTTTCATATGGTCAAAAAGGTATAAGCTGAATGAAAAAATGGGTGACGGACAAGGGTTGCCCGAAACCTTGTTTCAGGGCTTAGAAACGCAGGTTTACGTTAAAGCCGAGCGAGCGGGTTTGCGGTACACCATACATTTCGAGACCATAACTACCACCAACAGAATAGCTGGATTCTGGGTCAATGTTCGGAACGTTGGAGTAGAGCAAGAGTAGGTTACGGCCCACCAATTGTACTTCCGCGCCACGAATCGGGGTTTTGGAAAGCATAGAAGCCGGAATCCGGTAGCCCAAAGAGAACGACCGCAATTTTACATAACTGGCGTCATATACAAATTGCTCGGTGTAGTTGTTGTAGAACTTTTGGTAATACGTTTGGGCATTCATGGCCACATTCGAACCTGGTGCTTTGAAGTTATTGCCTTGATCACGGCCTTCGAGTGTGTCTTTGTGCAGCCCAAAATAATACGCATACGCATTGGTTGCCGAGTACATTTCGCCGCCCATGCTGATGTCAATAAGAGCATTGAGGGTTATGTTGCCAAACATAAGGGTATTGTTAATGCCCGAAGTCCAGTCTGGATTTGGATTACCCAAAACGCTCAAAGCCGATTCGCGAACAGGGAAGCCGTCGGCCCCATGCTGGATGCTACCATCGGCATTACGCACAAACTTATACCCTTTAATGACGCCCATAGGTTGTCCAACTTCAGCATACGTAAATGCATTCAGGGTACGGCTTTGGCCTAAGAAGAGCGTTTTTTGTTCCCCTTGTAAGGAAACTACTTCGTTGTTGTTCTTGGCAAAGTTGACATCCAAATCCCAACGCAATTTACCATTATTGACTGGGGTTACGGAAAGTAACGCCTCTAACCCTTTGTTGGTAATCTCGCCAGAGTTAATCACGCGAGACCCAAAGCCTGTCGTTCCGGAAATGGTCGCAGAAAGAATCTGATTCGTGATACTCTTGTTATAGAACGTAAAGTCCAGACCCACTTTATTATCCAAAATGCGGGTGGTTATACCAAGTTCCATTCCAGTACCCAATGTGGGTTTTAAGCCTGCAGGTGGAACCGCCCCATTGTTGAGGGCGCCGAGTGGGAAGCCATTGTGTCCTTGGCCAACGAGTCCATAGGACAACCCAAGTGCATAAGGTGCAATTTGGCTGTCGCTACCGGTTT
The sequence above is a segment of the Bacteroidetes Order II. bacterium genome. Coding sequences within it:
- a CDS encoding DUF4412 domain-containing protein yields the protein MNITTAQKYHKMLKSLRLVFAISIIVLPIKVKAQFFEGVITYHVQYQSRIPGMSDQLLTKMMGSVQTFHIKANRYLTLMNGEMMVMQLYEPKENKLYFQTTESDTLLWMDGAKNGSPILKTERDKNGGKILGYDCEKIIFSTKTGKETYWFASALKADVVGMSRHAYNNLAAFLKESGALPLKMIVEQADLVLTMEAKAVQMQKLGDTFFDLPPKIVAIPAPF
- a CDS encoding aldehyde dehydrogenase family protein, which codes for MKNGNVALAEKSAISELLFGDFWRYAPAPESTVVTKIKPQYGHFINGNWEDGIGYFPTINPATEEILSHFPEADESTVSKAVDAARNAYERYWKPMPSIERAKYLYKIGRAIQERAREFAVLETMDNGKPIKETRDVDIPLSAAHFLYYAGWADKLDYAFPGVKPQPLGVAGQIIPWNFPLLMAAWKLAPALATGNTVVLKPAETTPLTAALLAEVIQEADLPPGVVNMVFGAGKTGAALVRHPGIDKVAFTGSTDVGKLIQKSVAGTHKRLTLELGGKGANMIFEDAPIDQAVDGIIQGIYFNQGHVCCAGSRLLVQESIAEEVIQKLKIRIASLRLGDPLDKNTDVGAINSQPQLAKIKELVASGIEEGAQLWAAPCELPSKGFFYKPSIFTEVAQSHRIAQEEIFGPVLSVITFRTPAEAIEKANNSPYGLAGGIWSDKGSKLFKLAGALRTGIVWGNTYNHFDPASPFGGYKESGYGREGGLHGLLPYIRM
- a CDS encoding tetratricopeptide repeat protein, with protein sequence MNHVALLYLVFAMCFAPILHAQTNTPNANQLFQAQKWAEAAEAYRGLSQEKPENFLNWYRLGYAQQMLQQFPEAIRAYEKGLSLNANAPLLKFQLSRIYAALSDQTKALNYLEAAISAGFSQAENIEQAPEFVAMKQNQVFQNLVRSAKKQQTPCMYQPEYRKFDFWVGKWDVKISGQLVGKNTIEIISNGCALLENWTATSGGAGKSINFYDPVLSKWKQTWVGGQGGPMEFVEVRSDENAMIFEANITNPTDKKTKITRLSFTKEVNGDVRQHFEDSFDGGKTWQSTFNALYVRV
- a CDS encoding PH domain-containing protein codes for the protein MFGKLAADALGLSDIGSVISPADFNKVDSDDYVMHEEGERIFFLIKSKTDEYCFTNTAFIHVDGASAVSKKRDLYRKEYAHHQIHHVSMETAGTIDMDVEIKFSMGDKHYSIDVHKKHLEEVKDLYKTLVRIGTIQKENNVMLTYAQSSLNHATSAVGRATAPNSIEAEFKAINQYAFDWLRQAHKTYNVKDFSNVFEMFIKN
- a CDS encoding SusD/RagB family nutrient-binding outer membrane lipoprotein, whose product is MKTFLKIKQVVMLMFLAVVLSSCDDGFVDVNTDPNAANSIDPAFQFTYLQLLTAGDEYTHIRANMIYTETFIQRMAVLSFGAHGDKYTLNDDYSGSLFNRSYSELARNMSDLLNTTSQDASLSNFNNMMRIWRVFTYQRVTDTYGMIPYSEAGQGVLKGIYNPKFDAQQDIYNSMIADLGDAASKLDAGKKTPGAADIVYGGDVAKWKKFAYSLMLRMGMRLTKVDPTKAEATVKAAIAGGVFTSNADMPFVLHTDGPSGINNNGVAHALDIYHSDARISKTFIDLMKSRNDPRMVIYFQNPDGSADVSKMTGITPGTDPGALPSNWKDVFAMANAKLKAKSNKQPLMTAAEVNLLLAEAVQRGWATGSAADYYNAGVKASMQMWSMVNSGLGSVSDADVTAYLAQASVKYDAAKATELIATQQYIATYLNGYEGFANWRRTGFPALTANNAVGNLTGGTIPRRLMYPAGEAASNPSGYNAAIAAQGANEFKTRVWWDK